In one Nicotiana sylvestris chromosome 8, ASM39365v2, whole genome shotgun sequence genomic region, the following are encoded:
- the LOC104234523 gene encoding uncharacterized protein: MTYAGKDEEEGLVVVVPAPLLGLEREEDLKGSYVKLGGEKLEKEEKNGFFGGGGCNCLGASSSGLEYGGNSSSSRCWSLWWWAKLVLLLIFVGVLAAVFLKWVGPFFMDKEIIPILNWETRTFSTPVLAVLVYASVAIFPTLILPSTPSMWVAGMTFGYGYGFLLIIGALPIGVSLPYFIGHLFHHRIQSWIERYPKNASIIRLAGEGNWFNQARAVALIRISPFPYIVYNYCAMATGVKYGPYLLGTLVGMVPEIFVTIYTGILIKTLANASQEQRFLSAPQIILNVLGFSFTVATTVLITVYAKRRLKQLQRDEDLLLQ; encoded by the exons ATGACGTATGCTGGGAAGGATGAGGAGGAAGGGTTGGTGGTGGTGGTACCAGCCCCGTTATTGGGGTTGGAGAGGGAGGAGGATCTGAAGGGTAGTTATGTAAAATTAGGTGGGGAAAAATTGGAAAAGGAGGAGAAAAATGGTTTCTTTGGTGGTGGGGGTTGCAATTGCTTGGGTGCATCATCATCAGGCCTTGAATATGGAGgcaatagcagcagcagcagatgTTGGTCTCTTTGGTGGTGGGCTAAGCTGGTGCTTCTCCTCATTTTTGTTGGAGTTTTGGCTGCTGTTTTTCTCAAATGGGTCGGACCCTTTTTCATGGATAAG GAGATTATTCCCATACTAAATTGGGAGACAAGAACATTCAGTACTCCAGTACTTGCAGTTCTAGTTTATGCTTCAGTGGCAATTTTCCCAACCCTCATTTTACCTTCCACTCCCTCCATGTGGGTAGCTGGGATGACATTCGGATATGGATATGGTTTTCTACTTATCATCGGAGCACTTCCTATTGGTGTATCTCTTCCTTATTTCATAGGTCATCTTTTCCATCACAGAATCCAA AGCTGGATAGAAAGATATCCCAAGAATGCTTCTATTATAAGACTAGCTGGTGAAGGGAATTGGTTTAACCAGGCTCGAGCTGTTGCATTGATCAGGATTTCCCCTTTTCCATATATAGTTTATAATTACTGTGCAATGGCAACTGGAGTCAAGTATGGTCCTTATTTGCTGGGGACACTCGTTGGCATGGTCCCAGAAATATTTGTTACAATTTACAC TGGCATCCTGATAAAGACTCTTGCAAATGCTTCGCAAGAGCAACGTTTTTTATCAGCTCCACAGATTATTCTTAATGTTCTTGGATTTAGTTTCACTGTTGCTACAACAGTGTTGATCACTGTATATGCAAAAAGGAGGCTCAAGCAATTGCAGAGAGACGAGGATTTGTTGCTACAATGA
- the LOC138876293 gene encoding uncharacterized protein, protein MKNHEVRLTGSAPFSEVNVVAAYDKFERKQNNYCGRGHGRRHGSGRERNNYRHYGGNKQDNNKGSQINHSKSKISMCRQCGMKGHWARICRTPDHFVKLYQASLRKKENNMEAHLTFQNNDDGAGPSNKHDSKAHLAYKDDDFGGLANITHLEAGDFFEDID, encoded by the coding sequence atgaaaaatcatgaagttcgtctcactgggtcagctccattctcggaagtgaatgttgtagcagcatatgataagtttgaaagaaaacaaaataattactgcggtcgtggacatggtcgtagaCATGGAAGTGGTAGGGaacgaaacaattatcgtcattatggtggaaataaacagGATAataataagggttctcaaattaatcattcaaaaagTAAAATTAGTATGTGTCGCCAATGTGGTATGaaaggtcattgggcacgcatttgtcgtacgccggATCATTTTGtaaaactttatcaagcctcccttagaaagaaagaaaataatatggaggcacacttgacctttcaaaataatgatgatggagcaggtccctcaaacaaacatgattctaaggcacatcttgcatataaagatgatgattttggagGCCTAGCAAATATTACACATTTAGAAGCTGGAGACTTCTTTGaagatattgactga